In the genome of Vicinamibacterales bacterium, the window CGTGGACGGCCACGACCCGATCGCCGCGATCTTGCAGTTCGCGCGCCTTCACGGCATCACGCAACTCTTCATCGGCCACAGCCTGCGTGAGCGCTGGCGCGACCGCGTGTTCGGCGGTCCCATCGACCGGCTGATCGCGCAGGCCGAGGCCATCGACGTTCGCGTCTTTCCACATTGAGATGAGCGAGACTGCCGTCACTCCCCGTGGTCGCCTGAAGCTCTACCTCGGTTACGCGGCCGGGGTCGGGAAGACGTACCGCATGCTCGAGGACGCGCACCGGGTCCTCGCAAGCGGGGTGGACCTCGTCATCGGCTACATCGAGCCCCATGGGCGTCCCGACACGACCGCGCGAGCGAAGGGGCTGCCCGACGTCCCGTGCCGCCGCGTGGCCTATCGGGGCATCACGCTCACGGAGATGGATATCGAACGGGTCCTGGCGCGTGCGCCGGCGGTCTGCCTGGTGGACGAACTCCCTCACACCAATACACCCGATGCCCGACATGGGAAGAGGTGGGAGGAAGTCCTCGAATTGCTGGATGCCGGAATCTCCGTGTGGACGACGATGAACATCCAGCACCTCGAGAGCCTGAACGATCAGGTGGCGGCCATCACCGGCGTCCGAGTCCGCGAAACCGTCCCGGATTGGCTCGTTGCGCAGGCGGACGATGTCGTGATGGTCGATCTGACACCGCACTCCCTGTTGAACCGATTACGGCGGGGCGTCATCTACCCACCAGATGGAGTCGGCCGCGCACTCGACCACTTCTTCAAGGAGTCGACGCTCGTGGCGCTGCGCGAGCTGGCGCTTCGCCAGACGGCGCATGAGGTCGAAACGCACCACGCGGGTCCTGACACACAACTGCCGGACGGCCCGCAGCGCCTGCTCCTGCACCTGACGGCCGATCCGGCCACGGCCCTGGTGATCCGCCGCGGTCGACGGTTGGCGGATTTCCTGCACGCCGACAGTTTCGCGGTCTACGTGCACCCGGGGGCCGCGCTCTCGGAACTCCCCGATATCCGGCGGGCGGCGGTCGAGCGCCACCTCGAGTTCGCGCGGCGTCTGCACATCGAAACGCGCGTCCTCTATGGTCCCGATCCTGCTGCCGTGCTCGTGGAGTTTGCCCGCGTGCACCAGGTGACGCAGATTCTCCTGCTGAGGCCCAGGCCATCGCGGTGGCGGCGTCTTGCCGGACACGGACTCGCCGCGCGCGTCATCCGCCGCGCTCGAGATCTCCAGGTCATCGTCGTCGCTTCCCGCCTCGTCGAGGACCGGGGTCGGGACCAATTGCCGTAACCAGTCTCGATGCGTCATTCGACCCGCGGCTACCGGCTGGCCGCTCGCCGCAGGGCGCAAGCCGGACTGCCGCATCGAGCTCAGTCCCGCCCCCTCCGTCTCTTGCGCCACCGGCGGTAGAAGACCACGACGACCGCGAGGAGCGTGATGGGCCAGTTGACGATCGCGAGGATGCCGACGGCGTTCGTCAGCGCGCGGCTGGCGAGCAGCGATGACGCGAGCGGAGAGAACGGATTGTCGTCGACCAGATAGGTCCAGGTGGCGGTCGAGTCACCGAGTCCCGCGCGCGACAGATCGATCTCCCCGTCCACCACCGCGAGACGCGAGAAGCGATCGACGATGTCCCCGTCCACCCTCGTCATCATCTCGTCGAACGCCTTGATGATCTGCCGCTGGAACTCGGTGAGCGGGTCGATGCCGCCGTAGCGTTGGAGATGGATGCCCTCGCGGATGTCCTCGATCAGGGCCAGGTGGTCGGCCCAGGCCACGTCGAAGGCATGCACGGCGATGCGCTGCTCCGCGCGGACGACCGCCTCCTCGCCGGCCTTCGCGGCCAGGTCCTCGAAATGCTCCGGCAACTCCTCCCGACACACGCCAGGCTCTGCCTGCCCGAGCAGGTACGCCTGGCGCCGCTCGTCGATCATCCGGCGCTGCTGCTCGACCATCGCCGAGTAGCGCCACAGCGTCTTCCTGATCCCGAAGTTCTGGCCCTCGATGATCCGCTGGGCGCGTGCGATCTCGAGCGTCACGATCGGGTCGTCGACCGGCGCTTCCTGCACCGCGGGCCGGTGGGCCTTGGGAATCTGGTTCATCACGCCGTAGCGCCGGATG includes:
- a CDS encoding sensor histidine kinase KdpD, translating into MSETAVTPRGRLKLYLGYAAGVGKTYRMLEDAHRVLASGVDLVIGYIEPHGRPDTTARAKGLPDVPCRRVAYRGITLTEMDIERVLARAPAVCLVDELPHTNTPDARHGKRWEEVLELLDAGISVWTTMNIQHLESLNDQVAAITGVRVRETVPDWLVAQADDVVMVDLTPHSLLNRLRRGVIYPPDGVGRALDHFFKESTLVALRELALRQTAHEVETHHAGPDTQLPDGPQRLLLHLTADPATALVIRRGRRLADFLHADSFAVYVHPGAALSELPDIRRAAVERHLEFARRLHIETRVLYGPDPAAVLVEFARVHQVTQILLLRPRPSRWRRLAGHGLAARVIRRARDLQVIVVASRLVEDRGRDQLP